The Vigna angularis cultivar LongXiaoDou No.4 chromosome 6, ASM1680809v1, whole genome shotgun sequence genome contains the following window.
cttcttcctccttcttcatcttcttcttcctttttcttctgtATATTCtcccatttcttcttcttttttcatctttttaatgttcttgttcttcttaaAATCTCAATAAAACATACTCGTTTTCTTCTTGCcccttcctttttttttcattaacggGTCTTATTTTCAGACactgattttgaatttcaaCACATTTAGGGACTAAACAGAAAGCCCCATATACTACTGAGGATCTGAAAGGGTATTCAAAATACTCAAATTATATGCATAAAATAACAAGTTTTTCAAgcttattatgtttttatcttgGACGTAATTTTCACATATACAGCCATGTGCatctttaactaaataaaaagtGAAGCAGTAACTAACTTGAATTGATTGATTCCATCCACAAGAGCTGAGCCAAAAAGCACCATAATCTTGTCTGAGATGCCAAAGGCAATATTTTTCCTAGAAACTACCACAATCTGCAGAAGACTCAAGAAGGCCAACCCAATATGGGCATACCTGTTTGTTATCAGGATGAAACCATATCAGTATGTTAAATATTCATTAGTTAGCCAtccacaaaagaaaaataatcctTAGTTTCTTACATGAGGATTTTTCGTAGggtcatatactttaggaaacGATTATAGATGAAGGTTCCCAGCATAAGTCCCAACCAACCAACAACCTTTGCAGTCCCAAGGAAAGATGCTTCTAACTTTAAAACCTCCGTATCAAAGTAGAAGATGACAGTTGAAAGATCCGGAATGGTAATGTGAGCAAGGAAAAACCAAGACATAGGTCTGCCCTCAACAACATACGACAAAGATTATTAGTGACCAATGACCATGTTATAGCATATGCATGACATGAATTAGCTTCACTAGGTAAGGCCTTACACAAACGCACACATGCAGAAGAGTATAAAAATGTAAAGCATAAATATCTCACATGTTTTTACTAGTGTTCTGTTAAATTACTTGTTAGTTtgtgtagaaaaaaaattcagGTTACCAAGTTCAGATTACTTGGTTCATTAAATATTGTTGAGTTATTAGGTTCTCCGTTTCCTGGATTCTTTCCCATGCATTTCTGTATATAATTCAGGGTACCTTATATTAGAGATTTTAGGATAAAAATGATATCAAATGTTCAGTGTTCTTCAACAAATCATTCACCCAAACTAATTCACAGTTCTGAACCATTACAGAAAATCATTTGATGGTAACATCTCTTTGTTTGTAGAGTCAATAGGAAAAAGGGTGCTAGAGATTATGTTAATAGTACTCTTCTTTCAAAGATATAAAGGTCATGATGTGAAGAAAGATggagataattattttaacaggCTGCAGTTTACATAAGTAACCTTCCGTGTCTATGTAGTTAGATGGTTGCAGAAACTAGGGTGAACATGTTTAATATCCGAAGTAAGAAAGAGGTAAGAGGATTCAGGTTGCAGGTTTACTCAAACTATACAGATAAATAAAACACTCAGAATTGAAAATATTCACACCAgacaaaaactttaaatattacgTTAGTTACCTCCAAATCATTGGCTGTCTAAATGCACGACACAAATCATAAATAGCTTCTTTCAAAGAATGGAACCACTTTGATACCAGGGAGTCCTCTTTCTTCAAAGTCCTTGAATTTCTGCTATTTACTGATCTCCCCTTTGCGTTCTTTTTgcccttctttcttcttcttgtgctGCTGTGGGACGTTTTTGTTAAAGGACTACCTTCATCTAGAATATTCATATGTGAATCTGTTACAGTTGAATCCTCTTGTGAAATTTTCCTATTTAGTGAGTTCTCATCCACAAAACAGCATGATAATAACTGTATGCATGGTAGCACAcagaatagaagaaaaatagCATCTATTCGCAAATTGGATAATGCATATCCTCCTAACAAACTCCCACATATTCCTCCCAAAGCCATAGAAAACCATGATATTGACTGGAGATCTCCTCCAAAGGAGGCCCTGACCAACAAAGCATGAACTTAATCAGGCTGTAAGAAAAGCATTCAGAAATATTACATGAACAAAGATCATACTCCAGAGTCAAACCGAAGGTTAGATACCaatataagatataaaatatcCACCATTAAGGTTCAGAAACCCTCTAGGTCAAACCTTATCTATGGGTCTGATAACTGAACTAAGGCTAAGTTAAAGGTAAGGAACAAAAGTTACAAAATTAAATCTGTATTGGTAACAGCCTTGATTAATCCATTATATTGAAAGATTAGAAATTTGTGTGTTCACAGCAAGAGCTAACTATATATAATTCAGTTTCAGTGAGATGGGTGACATGCTagtataaaatcaatataaaagttTCTGgcaaaagaatataaaatatttcagtGTCTATTAACTTAAACATGATAGCAAACAATTagaaatgattataaaaaaacactCACTCCCTGttccttttcaaaatttcatttaagTGATCAAGAATCAACACGCACACCATTGACATTAACATGTTCACCATTCATCACACAGTATTTGATTTTGTCTTTTATCCTTGTTTTGAAGATTGAAAAAATTGCAAACAGGCTACAAATTTTGAACTACAATTCTAATGTTCTATGCATCTTTTTGTTTCtgcatttttgtttatttgttgttCCATATTTTTGATTTACCAATACCTCTATAGGTAGGAACACTATTCAATATGAAGTTTGTCTGCAGAAAATGAGAATCAGGAACCTGTGATACAAACATACCGGTCAAATCTTACTGCCTCGGCTATCATTGCATCAACAACAACATCCGCCATGGCTGAGCCCAAGTTTTGTGCAGTCAACAATACCATCAGGTGCCATGTTGAATCCCTCAAGGTTGAATTTAAGCCTAAAACCAACCATGGCACTAGGGAAAGCACAGTAGCAATCACTAAGTAGGGACTCCGTTTTCTTCCTTTAATTGGAATGCAATCAGAGAGTATTCTGTGTATCAGTAGCCAAATCAGATTGCAAGGAGATAGTGTAAAATTAATTCAGTAAACTAACAGTTACACATATACAAAGGCTAATTAAACTGCAGCTTTTAACAGTCGACACACTTCTGTAGATTGGAGAGGTACATAAAAACAATAGTAAAATTTCTGATGATGAAGTTACTCTTCACACTGAATTAAGAGGTTACTCATTCATCCATAATTTAGGATATTGCATTGTGCATCCGTGTCACATTTTTTTCCCATTTGATGTGAAGATCTGTCATTTTGAAAACCTCGAGCTTTTGCTttaatgaaatagaaaaaaaaattacaaaatctaCCATAAGATAGAGAATacattagttttataattactaCTTTCTATGCATGACAAACCTCCCTCTTATTGGTGTTTCTAATCAATTTGAAAAAGCAATGATCCATACCCATATAACGGTTTAATGCTCCATGGAAAAAACGCTACTGAAAACACAAATTGGGAAGCTGAAGGTGACAACTTCAGATTATCTTTAAGCTGGTAGGAAATCGCTGTCCACACAAAAGACCTAAAACCCTGCATTAATTAATTGAaaggataaaacaaaaatgcaaGATATTAGTTACCCTTCCAGCAATCCAATATCAGCgggtaaaatcataaaataaccATTTCTCAGAAAACGTAAAAAAAGCCCTGGTTCAGAGAAATTGTCCACGGAAAAAGGACAAAACAAATGAATTGACCAGTAATACCCATTTTAAGTAAACCAAAACGAAACGGTCAGAATTCAGATCTTAAAGAAAAGGGGAAAGTAAACTAAAACCACCATCAAATCcacaaaaaagttaaaaatttagatgaaaagAAGACAAAGGGTGGAGAATAGAGACCTGGGTGAAGTAAATCAAGCAAATCAGCCAAAGAAAGACAGCCCCAAATGCAGCATTCAACTGCTTCGTCCATTGGATCATTGTCGACACAAAACCTCACTCTTCGGAACCCTTTTGCTTGTGCCTTATTGGGTGTTCTCAGTTCTCACTACGAAGATGGTGCTGATTCATTCCAGTGTTGTGTTTCAAAGCAGGGACAAAGACAACAATTTCCGTTTTCCCTCCCAACGGTTTCAACAGGTATGtgagttatttattttgacgGTTTTGTCCCTTCCCATTACGTTTGAAGTTCGCTTCAACGGGGTTATCTCCGTAATTTAGTTGTATGACTTACACGTTCATGAGTCGAACCAGATTTTGCCACGTTTGCAACAGGGACCCACTGGAAAGTGACAGTGACAGTTTgacttttttcttaaaatggCCTTTGATTGGCCAATATATTTGTATTGACTGTTCTTCTTGTATTTGAAAGTCTAGTTCTCATACTTTAACATAccttttaattattcatttttaccgaataaattttattgattttttttctataagcTCATCTCAAAACAATATTTCTTCAATTAAACATATGGTAATATTATTTACTACAATAAATCTGTTCATGTAAGAATTCCgttattaaaaaatcaaattcataacGTGAAATAGTAttattaatactaaaaaataaattgaaatttaacttttgaaaaactGAATTTTCAACCGCgcataatatatttaaatgttagAAACCTGATTGGAATTTGGATTTTAGAAGGTTGAATTTCCAACTATAATCAATGTCGTCCAACACAGAAAATATACTAAGAATTTGATCATGAGAAATTTTTGgtgaaatttttcattttttccaaaaattaatgaaataagaaataaaaaaattaaggaaaaaaataaaaacctgacGTTAATTTCGaccaatttttcaattttatcattcGTTCATAATGCAAATTTGGCTCGATGGAACCGAATGAATTGggaaaaacagagaaaacgCACCCTTTCAGTGTTTGATTAAAACACCCGTGTCTCGtaacaagagagagaaagcgTGTAAGAGAGTTTTCTAGAAAGAGAGCAATCAGAGAAGGAATGAAGGAGCTCTGCTAGGGCACGCACACACCAAAGATGAAGATGATCAGAGAGTAGAGAAAACGGAAAGCATGCACACACAAGGTACTGAGTAACATCTAACTGTATTACTGTTTTAAGTTTGCTTTTATAGCTGTTCTGATACACTGaatctgttttgtttttgtttattataacaCTCCTCCTAAACAAAAACGTTTAATCGAACAAAAAACACGatttattgaagaaaaacacTCGTTTCACCGATTCAATCGGTGAAAATTCTTCTCCTGTGATTTTGAGCtttttggaccgattaaaatcGGTACAAACGCTTTCTCTGTAGCATACGAGCactttccaccgattaaactcGGAGAAAGCTCTTCTTAGGTAGATCTCCTCCTCTCCGGCGGAAACCCTAGGTTTTCGCCCTCCTTATGGTGCAATCTTCACTGATCTCAGCTCGCACCATCCCAATCTGCTTTCTGAGTGACTGAAAGCGCTCACTTTTCAGTGCTTTGGTGAGTATATCTGCTAGTTGGTCTTCGGATCTGCAGTGTACAACATCCAGTCTACCACTACTGACCTGTTCTCTGATGTAGTGAAATCGGGTCTCAATGTGCTTAGCAAGATCTATGGCTGACTTGTTGTCAACAAGCAGCCTCACTCTTCCAGTTAGCTCGATTTTCAACCCTTCCAATAGGAATCCCAGCCAAGTTGCTTGACAAGTAGCTTCACAGGCAGCTATGTATTCTGCCTCACATGATGACAATGCAACCACTGGTTCCTTTCTTGAACTTCATGAAATTGGTGTTCCTCCCATGAAGAAGATGTAACCAGCAGTGCTCTTCCTATCTTCCTTATCACCACACCAGTCTGCATCTGAGTAAGAAGTGATTTGCACTTCTTCCCCAGTCTCTCCTCTTCCCAACAGTATTCCATAAGAGTAAGTGCCCTGCAAGTATCTTAGAATGCGTTTAACAGCATTCAAGTGTGACAATCTGGGGCATTCCATATATCTACTCACCACTCCAACACTGTAACTCAAGTCAGGCCTTGTGTTACAGAGCTATCTCAAACTCCCAACAATACTTCTGTAAGCTGTTGGATCTACAGCTTCTTCATCTGGCTCCTTCTCTAGTCTCAACCCCACTTCAGCTAGGGTGTTAGCAGCATTACAGTCAACCATTTCAAACCTCTTTAGTAGGTCTAGAACATATCTGGACTGGTGCATCACAATCCCATTCTCAGTCTCAGTAAATTCTATTCCAAGGAAATAGCTGAGCTTTCCCAAGTCACTCATCTCGAATTCACTCAGCATTTGAAGTTTGAAATCTGAAATCAGCTCCTCACAGCTCCCAGTGACTAATAGGTCATCAACATATAGGCATACAATTAACTTCTCTTGTCTGCCACTGTGTTGGCAGCTCTTCACATACAACCCGTGTTCTGATACACACTTCTCAAAGCCAATACTGCTCATGAACCCATCAATTCTCTGGTTCCAAGCTCTTGGAGCCTGTTTAAGCCCATAGAGAGCCTTCCTCAGTCTGTATACCTTGTCATGCTGCCC
Protein-coding sequences here:
- the LOC108341928 gene encoding probable folate-biopterin transporter 4, yielding MIQWTKQLNAAFGAVFLWLICLIYFTQGFRSFVWTAISYQLKDNLKLSPSASQFVFSVAFFPWSIKPLYGILSDCIPIKGRKRSPYLVIATVLSLVPWLVLGLNSTLRDSTWHLMVLLTAQNLGSAMADVVVDAMIAEAVRFDRASFGGDLQSISWFSMALGGICGSLLGGYALSNLRIDAIFLLFCVLPCIQLLSCCFVDENSLNRKISQEDSTVTDSHMNILDEGSPLTKTSHSSTRRRKKGKKNAKGRSVNSRNSRTLKKEDSLVSKWFHSLKEAIYDLCRAFRQPMIWRPMSWFFLAHITIPDLSTVIFYFDTEVLKLEASFLGTAKVVGWLGLMLGTFIYNRFLKYMTLRKILMYAHIGLAFLSLLQIVVVSRKNIAFGISDKIMVLFGSALVDGINQFKFMPFLILSGQLCPPGIEGTLFALFMSINNLGTTLGSFLGAGLASVLNIDSGSFDNLLLGIIIRALCNFIPVAFLFLIPKEATGSST